From Xiphophorus maculatus strain JP 163 A chromosome 12, X_maculatus-5.0-male, whole genome shotgun sequence, the proteins below share one genomic window:
- the LOC102228576 gene encoding apelin receptor A has protein sequence MESTTVEYADAYEYYDDNETACDFSEWEPSYSLIPVLYMLIFILGLSGNGVVIFTVWRSKSKRRAADVYIGNLALADLTFVVTLPLWAVYTALGYHWPFGVALCKISSYIVLVNMYASVFCLTCLSFDRYLAIVHSLSSNKLRSRGTMLASLGAIWLLSGVLSLPTLLFRTTMQDLNNQTICAMDFSLVTINQGHENLWIAGLSLSSSALGFLLPFLAMTIFYCFIGCTVTRHFNNLRKEDQKKKRLLKIITTLVVVFAICWIPFHVLKSLDALSYLNLAPNSCGVVRFVLLAHPYATCLAYVNSCLNPFLYAFFDLRFRSQCLCLLNLKKAMHGQMSSMSSTLSAQTQKSEIQSLATKV, from the coding sequence ATGGAATCCACCACTGTGGAATATGCAGACGCTTACGAATATTACGATGACAATGAAACTGCCTGTGATTTCTCGGAGTGGGAGCCCTCTTACTCCCTCATCCCCGTGCTCTACATGCTGATTTTCATCCTGGGCCTGTCGGGCAACGGTGTGGTCATCTTCACAGTGTGGAGATCCAAGTCCAAGCGCCGGGCTGCAGACGTCTACATCGGGAACCTGGCCCTCGCTGACCTCACTTTCGTCGTAACCCTGCCTCTCTGGGCTGTGTACACGGCTTTGGGCTACCACTGGCCGTTTGGCGTGGCTCTGTGCAAGATAAGCAGCTATATTGTTCTGGTCAACATGTACGCCAGCGTCTTCTGCCTGACCTGCCTGAGTTTTGACCGCTACCTGGCCATCGTGCACTCCCTGTCCAGCAACAAGCTGCGCTCCAGGGGCACCATGCTGGCATCCCTCGGCGCCATTTGGTTGCTGTCCGGGGTCCTGTCTCTGCCCACGCTGCTCTTCAGGACCACCATGCAAGACCTCAACAATCAGACCATATGCGCCATGGACTTCAGCCTGGTGACCATAAACCAAGGCCACGAGAACCTGTGGATCGCTGGACTCAGCCTCTCCTCATCTGCCTTGGGGTTTCTCCTGCCCTTTCTGGCTATGACCATCTTCTACTGCTTCATCGGCTGCACCGTCACACGCCACTTCAACAATCTGCGCAAGGAGGACCAGAAGAAGAAGCGCCTGCTCAAGATCATCACCACCCTGGTGGTGGTGTTTGCCATCTGCTGGATTCCGTTCCACGTGCTGAAGAGCCTGGACGCCCTCTCCTACCTGAACCTGGCCCCGAACTCCTGTGGCGTAGTGCGCTTCGTGCTGCTGGCTCACCCCTACGCCACCTGCCTGGCCTACGTCAACAGCTGCCTCAACCCGTTCCTGTATGCCTTCTTCGACCTGCGCTTCCGCTCCCAGTGCTTGTGCCTGCTCAACCTGAAGAAGGCCATGCACGGCCAGATGAGCTCCATGTCGTCCACTCTCAGTGCCCAGACTCAGAAATCGGAGATCCAGTCTCTGGCAACCAAGGTTTAG
- the LOC102232563 gene encoding 4-hydroxyphenylpyruvate dioxygenase-like: protein MTTYTDKGEKHEHGKFICFDHLTFWVGNAKQAASYYCNKLGFEPLAYRGLETGSRDVASHAVKQGKIIYVFSSALNPGNKEMGDHLVKHGDGVKDIAFTVEDCDFLVQKASERGAIIIKEPHTLEDKNGKIRLAVLQTYGDTTHTFVERKGYKGLFLPGFHPPLFKDPLLPKLSSGKLDFIDHVVGNQSDDEMVPIVEWYQRNLLFHRFWSVDDKQLQTEFSALRSIVVANYEETVKMPINEPAKGKRKSQIQEYVEYYGGPGVQHIAMNTSDIITSIRNLKERGTEFMTVPETYYDQLREKLKHSKVKIAENLDVLQELKILVDYDDKGYLLQIFTKPVQDRPTVFLEVIQRHNHQGFGAGNFKSLFEAIEADQRARGNLTILTPNGDTKSM, encoded by the exons ATG ACAACATACACAGACAAAGGCGAAAAG CATGAGCACGGCAAGTTCATCTGCTTCGATCATCTAACATTCTGGGTTGGAAATGCAAAGCAG GCTGCGTCGTATTACTGCAACAAGCTCGGATTTGAGCCGCTGGCTTACCGAGGCCTGGAGACGGGCAGCCGTGACGTGGCGTCCCACGCAGTGAAACAAGGGAAG ATCATTTATGTCTTCTCGTCTGCTCTGAATCCTGGTAACAAAG AGATGGGGGATCATCTGGTGAAACATGGGGATGGAGTGAAAGACATTGCATTTACAGTGGAGGACTGTGACTTCCTGGTTCAG aaagcCAGTGAGCGAGGGGCAATTATTATCAAAGAGCCCCACACTCTGGAGGACAAGAACGGGAAAATCCGGCTGGCTGTGCTTCAAACG TATGGAGATACCACCCATACGTTTGTGGAGAGGAAAGGATACAAGGGATTGTTCCTGCCCGGTTTCCATCCCCCTCTGTTCAAAGACCCTTTGCTACCCAAACT ATCGAGTGGAAAACTGGACTTCATCGATCACGTTGTGGGAAACCAATCAGATGATGAGATGGTTCCAATTGTAGAATG GTATCAGAGGAACCTCCTCTTTCACCGCTTCTGGTCGGTGGACGACAAACAGCTCCAGACAGAATTCAGCGCCCTGCGCTCCATCGTAGTGGCGAACTACGAGGAGACGGTGAAGATGCCGATCAACGAGCCTGCCAAGGGGAAGAGAAAGTCTCAGATACAG GAATATGTGGAGTACTACGGAGGTCCAGGAGTGCAGCATATCGCCATGAACACGTCAGACATCATCACATCA ATTCGCAACCTGAAGGAGCGAGGGACGGAGTTTATGACAGTGCCAGAAACTTACTACGATCAGCTGAGGGAGAAGCTGAAGCATTCAAAGGTCAAAATCGCCGAGAACCTGGACGTCCTGCAG GAACTGAAAATCTTGGTGGACTATGATGACAAAGGTTATTTACTTCAGATCTTCACCAAGCCAGTTCAGGACCGTCCCACGGTTTTCCTGGAGGTCATTCAGAGACACAATCACCAG GGCTTTGGTGCAGGAAATTTCAAGTCTCTTTTTGAAGCCATTGAGGCAGACCAGCGTGCTCGGGGAAATCTGACCATCCTGACACCAAATGGAGACACAAAGAGCATGTGA